Within Pseudomonas brassicacearum, the genomic segment GGTGGCGTCGTGGCGCTTCTTCAGCTTGCGCAAGGACCAGGTGCTGGCGCTCACCCAGCCGGTGCTCGGTGCCCGGGCCTACCTGGCGGCCCCCGGTGGTTTCAATGCGCCTGCGGTATTGGGCAGCCGGGCAACGGTGGTGCGTGAGGAACTCGGTGGCCTGGATGGGCGTGGGCGGGCGCTGAGTCGCGGCGCACACTTGAGCTATTCGGGCACGCCGACGCCTCGGCCCATGCCGCACGTGCGGATTCCGGATTTTCAGCAAGCGCAGCCGCTGGACTTGATCCTGGGGGCGCAGAACGGAGCGTTCAGTGGGCAGAGCCTGTTCGATGCGTTCAACACCCCATGGACCCTGGACAGTCGCGCCGACCGCATGGGCATTCGTTTGCTGGGCACGGCGTTGGAATATCAGGGACCGGCGATGATTTCCGAGGGCATCCCGCTCGGCGCCGTGCAGGTGCCGCCGGACGGCCAGCCAATTGTGCTGCTCAACGACCGGCAAACCATTGGCGGCTACCCACGGCTGGGCGCCTTGACTCCGTTGGCCCTGGCCCGGCTGGCGCAATGCCTGCCGGGGGCGCAGGTGCGGTTGCGGCCGGTGGTGCAGGAGGTTGCACATCGGCAGCAGGTTGAGTGTTTACAGGTGTTTTTGAAAAGCTGAAAAGCTTCGCGAGCAAGCCCGCTCCCACAGGAAACCGCGTGTCAATGTGGGAGCGAGCTTGCTCGCGATGAGGCCCTAAAGGGCACCAAAGATCACTTGGAAAGAAACCGCATCCCTTCCTCCAACCCCCGCAAGGTCAGCGGATACATCCGGTCTTCCACCAACTCGCGCACGATGTTGGTCGAGGCGGTATAACCCCAGGTGTCCTTGGGGTACGGATTGATCCAGATGAGCTTCTTGTACTTCTCCATGAAGCGCTGCATCCACACATAACCGGCTTCTTCGTTCCAGTGTTCGACGCTGCCGCCGGCCTGGGTAATTTCATAAGGCGCCATGGCGGCATCGCCGATGAAGATCACTTTGTAGTCGGCGCCGTACTTGTGCAGCAGGTCCTGGGTCGAAGTGCGCTCCGAAGTGCGGCGAAGGTTGTTCTTCCACACCGATTCGTAGACGAAGTTGTGGAAGTAGAAGTACTCCAGGTGCTTGAACTCGGTCTTGCAGGCCGAGAACAGTTCTTCGCAGATTTTCACGTGGGCATCCATCGAGCCGCCGATGTCGAACAGCAGCAACAGCTTCACGGTGTTGCGTCGTTCCGGGCGCATCTGGATGTTCAAAAGGCCGGCGTCGCGGGCGGTGTGGTCGATGGTGCCGTCGATGTCCAACTCTTCGGCCGCACCCTGGCGGGCGAACTTGCGCAAGCGACGCAGGGCGATCTTGATGTTGCGGGTGCCCAATTCCACCTGGTCGTCGAGGTTCTTGTACTCGCGCTGGTCCCAGACCTTCACGGCCTTGCCCTGGCGCTTGCCGGCGTCGCCGACCCGGATGCCTTCGGGGTTGAAGCCGCCGGAGCCGAACGGGCTGGTGCCGCCGGTGCCGATCCACTTGTTGCCGCCGGCATGGCGTTCCTTCTGTTCTTCCAGGCGTTTCTTGAATTCTTCGATCAGCTTGTCCAGGCCACCGAGGGACTGGATCTGCGCCCGCTCTTCGTCGCTCAGCGAACGCTCGAACTCCTTGCGCAACCAGTCTTCGGGAATCAGCGCCTGGAGGTGATCGTCGAGTTTCTCCAGGCCGTTGAAGTAAGCGGCGAACGCTCGGTCGAACTTGTCGAAATGCCGTTCGTCCTTCACCAGGATCGCCCGGGACAGGTAATAGAACTCGTCCATGTCGGCGAAGATCACCCGCTGTTTCAGCGCGTTGATCAGGTCCAGCAGTTCACGCACCGACACGGGCACCTTGGCGGCGCGCATCTCATTGAACAGGTTAAGCAGCATGGCAATCGCCCTCGCTCTTGTTGGACGAAGAGGCTCAGCGAGTGCCGCGACGGCTCATGAACGCCAGGCGTTCAAGCAATTGCACGTCCTGTTCGTTCTTGACCAGGGCGCCGGCCAGCGGCGGGATGGCTTTGGTCGGATCACGTTCGCGCAGTACCGCTTCGCCGATGTTGTCGGCCATCAGCAGCTTGAGCCAGTCCACCAGTTCGGAAGTGGAAGGCTTTTTCTTCAGGCCCGGCACCTTGCGCACGTCGAAGAACACGTCCAGCGCTTCGCTGACCAGGTCCTTCTTGATGTCCGGGTAATGCACATCGACAATTTTCTGCAGGGTGACGCGGTCGGGGAAGGCGATGTAGTGGAAGAAGCAGCGGCGCAGGAACGCGTCCGGCAGTTCCTTTTCGTTGTTGGAGGTAATGATGATGATCGGCCGTTGCTTGGCCTTGATGGTTTCATCGGTCTCGTAGACGTAGAACTCCATCTTGTCGAGTTCTTGCAGCAGGTCGTTGGGGAACTCGATGTCGGCCTTGTCGATTTCGTCGATCAGCAGGATCACCCGCTCCTGGGACTCGAACGCTTCCCAGAGCTTGCCTTTCTTCAGGTAGTTGCGCACGTCGTGGACCTTGTCCACGCCCAACTGCGAGTCCCGCAGGCGGCTGACCGCATCGTACTCGTACAAGCCCTGGTGGGCCTTGGTGGTGGACTTGATGTGCCAAGTGATCAGGCGCGCGCCGAAGGACTCGGCCAGTTGTTCGGCCAGCATGGTCTTGCCGGTGCCCGGTTCGCCCTTGACCAGCAATGGCCGCTCCAGGGTGATAGCGGCGTTCACGGCCAGTTTCAGGTCATCGGTGGCCACGTAGGCGCTGGTGCCTTCGAACTTCATCTGCAATTCCTCGAACGGTGTCGCCGGCCCGGCGAGGCGGGGCGCGCGAAATAAATATCGTGCCCGACTATAACGCGGCGCCCCGCCGACTGTGAACGCAGACGCTGTATTCAGTCTCTGAATGGGGCGTCACATGTTGACTCAGTCTCGGCTATCACCTTATGGGGCATCACCCCTGTGGCGAGGGAGCTTGCTCCCGCTGGGCTGCGAAGCAGCCCCAAAAAACCTGCAAGTGCTGCGCACTTGAGCGGGAGCAAGCTCCCTCGCCACAAAAAAGCCGCAAGCCCTAATCGGCCGACGGCGGTGGCTGTTCATAACGGGCATTGAAGGCCTGGATGAAACCGTTGCGCAGGATCTGCAGGAAGGCTTCGAAGGCGCTGATGTCCTGCTGGTGAACATTGCCGCTGAGCTCCACCCGGGTGGCGAACTGGTTCTTGCGCTGGTTCTTGAGGGCCGTTTCGCCTGTGCCGACCAGCGCTTCCCAGACCGAGCGGAAGATGTTCTTGTTCTTGTCTTCCACGTCCTGCTGCCAGTCGAACACATCGACATCGTGCAGCAATGGCTTGATGTAGCCGCTGAGCTTGGCGTTATCGGCTTCGGCCTCGATCACCAGATCGCCATGGCCGGCATTGAAATCGAATTTGCCATAAGCCGCGGCAAAATCGTTCAGGCGCTTGAGCTCGATGTTCCTGGCCCGCAGGCGGAAATCGAAATCCTCGAAGTTGCTCAACGGGTCGAAGGTGGCCTGCATTTCCAACGGCGCATGTCCGGCCACCCGGGCCTTGCCTTCGAAACGGGCGTCGCGCTTGCCTTCGGTGTCGACCACGTTGGTCAGGTTGTAGAAGCTGGCGTTGACGTCGGTGGCCCGCAGGTTGACCGGTGGCTTGGAGTTGAAGTTGCGAAAGGTGACCTTGCCGTCCCTGATGCGCACTTCGTTGAAAGTGATGGGCAGCAGTTTTTCCAGTTGCTCGCGCCAGTTGGTGCCCCGGCCGGTCTGGGAGTTCTGGCGGTCGGCGCCGCCGTCGACGAAGTTCACTTCCGGGCGGGCGAATTCAACCTCGGCGACCACCGCATGGTCATACCAAAGCGAATGCCAGCTCACAGACAGGTCCACCAGCGGCGCGCTGACGAACGGCACCGGGACCTTGCCATCGACCTTGACGATTTCCAGGCCGTTGATCCGGTAGGCACCGCGCCACAGGGCCAGGTCCACGTCGGTGATCTGGCCGCGATAATCGCCCATGTCGGCCAGTTTGTCGTTCAGGTAGTCGCGTACCAGGTAAGGCAAGGTGAAATGCAGGGCCACCAGCACCGCGGCGATGGCGGCGAAAACCCACAATGGCCAACGGTATCGACGCTTCATGTCAGTCAGTCTCCAGCGTTTGTTGAGGGAGCGCCTTCTAATGCCATTGACTGTCGCAACAACGGGAACGTTCGGTGCAACTGGACGCCCATGGGCAACAAGCATACCTTTAAAGGCTTACATTCCCGCTGCATCAAGGACCCAGCCATGAGCCGTATATTCGCTGACAACGCCCATTCCATCGGTAATACGCCGCTGGTGCAGATCAACCGCATTGCCCCGCGCGGTGTGACCATCCTGGCCAAGATCGAGGGGCGTAACCCAGGGTATTCGGTCAAGTGCCGGATCGGCGCGAACATGATCTGGGACGCTGAAAGCTCGGGCAAACTCAAGCCGGGCATGACCATCGTCGAACCGACTTCGGGCAACACCGGGATCGGCCTGGCGTTTGTCGCTGCCGCCCGTGGCTACAAGCTGATGCTGACCATGCCCGCCTCCATGAGCATCGAGCGGCGCAAGGTGCTCAAGGCCCTGGGCGCGGAACTGGTGCTCACCGAACCGGCGAAGGGGATGAAGGGGGCGATCGACAAAGCCACCGAGATCATGGCCAGCGATCCAGCCAAATACTTCATGCCGCAGCAGTTCGATAACCCGGCGAACCCGGCGATCCACGAAAAAACCACCGGCCCGGAAATCTGGAACGATACCGACGGTGCGGTGGACGTGCTGGTAGCGGGCGTGGGCACTGGCGGAACCATTACCGGGGTTTCGCGGTACATCAAGAACGTTTGTGGCAAACCGATCCTGTCGGTGGCGGTCGAGCCCGAGGTTTCGCCGGTGATTACCCAAGCGATGGCGGGCCAGGAGATCAAGCCCAGCCCTCACAAGATCCAGGGGATCGGTGCCGGGTTCGTGCCGAAGAACCTCGATCTGTCGATCGTTGACCTGGTCGAGCGGGTCACTGACGACGAATCCAAGGCCATGGCCCTGCGCTTGATGCAGGAGGAGGGCATCCTCTGCGGGATCTCTTGTGGCGCGGCGATGGCCGTGGCCGTGCGCCTGGCGGAAAAACCGGAAATGCAGGGCAAAACCATCGTCGTGATCCTGCCGGATTCGGGCGAGCGGTACTTGTCGAGCATGTTGTTCAGTGATCTGTTTACCGACCAGGAGATCCAGCAGTAACCGCCTGCGGAACATGGCAAGGCCGCCAGCTCCTGCTGGGCCCTGTAGGAGCTGGCGAAGCCTGCGATCTTTTGATCTTGATCTTGATCTTGATCTTGATCTTGATCTTGATCTTGATCTTTCGCTTGGGATTCAAGTGTCTTTGGAAAGATCGCAGCCTCGTTGCACTCGACAGCTCCTACACAGCTCCTACACAGCTCCTACACAGCTCCTACACAGTTCCCATACGGCTCCTGCATAGTTCCTACACGGTTCAGCGGTCGCCACAAGAGGCTGTTCAAGCGCATTCGAGAAAGTCGTTGACGGGCGTCAGCCAAGGTTCAGGTCGCGGATGTTAAATAAGGACATTGTTGCGTAATCCTCAACAGTGAATGTTGCGCCAGACGGTTTCCGGGCCATGCCACGGTCTATAACATGGCCGCGCGCAGCGCCGGGCTGATGGCGTTGCGTCAGTTGTTCTTGGACAAGGAGTTGTAAAATGACCGTTTCGTTTGCCGCCAAGGCCTCGGTGTTGCTGCTGTTTTTGGGCAGTACGCTTTATGTGCATTTGCGTGGCAAGGCACGTCTGCCGGTGTTGCGCCAGTTCGTCAACCACTCGGCGCTGTTCGCCCCCTATAACGCCTTGATGTACCTGTTCTCCGGCGTGCCCTCCAAGCCTTACCTAGATCGCAGCAAGTTCCCTGAACTGGATGTGCTCAAGGACAATTGGCAAGTCATTCGCGACGAGGCCATGCACCTGTTCGACGAGGGCTACATTCGCGCAGCCGAGAAGAACAACGACGCGGGTTTCGGCTCGTTCTTCAAGAAGGGCTGGAAGCGTTTCTACCTCAAGTGGTACGACAAACCGCTGCCCTCGGCTGAGCTGCTGTGTCCCAGGACGGTCGCGCTGGTCAGCCAGATCCCCAATGTCCGGGGCGCCATGTTTGCCCTGCTGCCGGGTGACAGCCACTTGAATCCGCACCGAGACCCCTTCGCCGGTTCGTTGCGTTATCACCTGGGGCTGTCCACCCCCAATTCCGACGACTGCCGGATCTTCGTCGACGGCCAGATCTACGCCTGGCGCGACGGCGAAGATGTCATGTTCGATGAAACCTATGTGCACTGGGTCAAGAACGAAACCCCACAGACCCGCGTGATCCTGTTCTGTGATGTCGAGCGGCCCTTGAAAAGCCGGTTGATGACCCGCCTCAACCGCACCATCAGTGCGTTCCTCGGTCGCGCCACGGCGCCACAGAACCTGGATGATGAACACGTCGGTGGCATCAACCGGGCTTATGCCTGGAGCAAATCGTTCAGCGATGGCATCAGTGGCCGGGTCAAGCAATTCAAGCGCAAGTATCCCAAGGCCTACCGGGTGATGCGGCCCGTGTTGGCAGTGGTGGTGCTGACGGCGCTTGGCTATTGGTTGTTCGTTTAAACATTGCGTAGTCCATCGGGCGCTGGTTATAGTCAGCGCTCTTCGGGTTTCGAACCCGCTCCTTCAAGAGATCGGCTCATGCCTGCATCCCCTGTCATCGCGGTCGTGGTTCCAGCGTTCAACGCTGGCGTCGTGCCGTGTGGGAGCCAGCAGCCTGCGCAGATCG encodes:
- a CDS encoding AAA family ATPase, which produces MKFEGTSAYVATDDLKLAVNAAITLERPLLVKGEPGTGKTMLAEQLAESFGARLITWHIKSTTKAHQGLYEYDAVSRLRDSQLGVDKVHDVRNYLKKGKLWEAFESQERVILLIDEIDKADIEFPNDLLQELDKMEFYVYETDETIKAKQRPIIIITSNNEKELPDAFLRRCFFHYIAFPDRVTLQKIVDVHYPDIKKDLVSEALDVFFDVRKVPGLKKKPSTSELVDWLKLLMADNIGEAVLRERDPTKAIPPLAGALVKNEQDVQLLERLAFMSRRGTR
- a CDS encoding aspartyl/asparaginyl beta-hydroxylase domain-containing protein; amino-acid sequence: MTVSFAAKASVLLLFLGSTLYVHLRGKARLPVLRQFVNHSALFAPYNALMYLFSGVPSKPYLDRSKFPELDVLKDNWQVIRDEAMHLFDEGYIRAAEKNNDAGFGSFFKKGWKRFYLKWYDKPLPSAELLCPRTVALVSQIPNVRGAMFALLPGDSHLNPHRDPFAGSLRYHLGLSTPNSDDCRIFVDGQIYAWRDGEDVMFDETYVHWVKNETPQTRVILFCDVERPLKSRLMTRLNRTISAFLGRATAPQNLDDEHVGGINRAYAWSKSFSDGISGRVKQFKRKYPKAYRVMRPVLAVVVLTALGYWLFV
- the cysK gene encoding cysteine synthase A → MSRIFADNAHSIGNTPLVQINRIAPRGVTILAKIEGRNPGYSVKCRIGANMIWDAESSGKLKPGMTIVEPTSGNTGIGLAFVAAARGYKLMLTMPASMSIERRKVLKALGAELVLTEPAKGMKGAIDKATEIMASDPAKYFMPQQFDNPANPAIHEKTTGPEIWNDTDGAVDVLVAGVGTGGTITGVSRYIKNVCGKPILSVAVEPEVSPVITQAMAGQEIKPSPHKIQGIGAGFVPKNLDLSIVDLVERVTDDESKAMALRLMQEEGILCGISCGAAMAVAVRLAEKPEMQGKTIVVILPDSGERYLSSMLFSDLFTDQEIQQ
- a CDS encoding vWA domain-containing protein → MLLNLFNEMRAAKVPVSVRELLDLINALKQRVIFADMDEFYYLSRAILVKDERHFDKFDRAFAAYFNGLEKLDDHLQALIPEDWLRKEFERSLSDEERAQIQSLGGLDKLIEEFKKRLEEQKERHAGGNKWIGTGGTSPFGSGGFNPEGIRVGDAGKRQGKAVKVWDQREYKNLDDQVELGTRNIKIALRRLRKFARQGAAEELDIDGTIDHTARDAGLLNIQMRPERRNTVKLLLLFDIGGSMDAHVKICEELFSACKTEFKHLEYFYFHNFVYESVWKNNLRRTSERTSTQDLLHKYGADYKVIFIGDAAMAPYEITQAGGSVEHWNEEAGYVWMQRFMEKYKKLIWINPYPKDTWGYTASTNIVRELVEDRMYPLTLRGLEEGMRFLSK
- a CDS encoding biotin-dependent carboxyltransferase family protein; the encoded protein is MSRLLIEASTPLCLLQDTGRFGVRHLGVTQGGAADWLSMAWANWMLGNHPDAAVVEITLGGFTVVAEDDCVLALAGADLGARIDGQGVASWRFFSLRKDQVLALTQPVLGARAYLAAPGGFNAPAVLGSRATVVREELGGLDGRGRALSRGAHLSYSGTPTPRPMPHVRIPDFQQAQPLDLILGAQNGAFSGQSLFDAFNTPWTLDSRADRMGIRLLGTALEYQGPAMISEGIPLGAVQVPPDGQPIVLLNDRQTIGGYPRLGALTPLALARLAQCLPGAQVRLRPVVQEVAHRQQVECLQVFLKS
- a CDS encoding DUF748 domain-containing protein, coding for MKRRYRWPLWVFAAIAAVLVALHFTLPYLVRDYLNDKLADMGDYRGQITDVDLALWRGAYRINGLEIVKVDGKVPVPFVSAPLVDLSVSWHSLWYDHAVVAEVEFARPEVNFVDGGADRQNSQTGRGTNWREQLEKLLPITFNEVRIRDGKVTFRNFNSKPPVNLRATDVNASFYNLTNVVDTEGKRDARFEGKARVAGHAPLEMQATFDPLSNFEDFDFRLRARNIELKRLNDFAAAYGKFDFNAGHGDLVIEAEADNAKLSGYIKPLLHDVDVFDWQQDVEDKNKNIFRSVWEALVGTGETALKNQRKNQFATRVELSGNVHQQDISAFEAFLQILRNGFIQAFNARYEQPPPSAD